In a genomic window of Myotis daubentonii chromosome 18, mMyoDau2.1, whole genome shotgun sequence:
- the GPR161 gene encoding G-protein coupled receptor 161 isoform X1, whose product MSLNSSLGHWKELSNRTGAAAGEGGAIVTEFIAIVVITIFVCLGNLVIVVTLYKKSYLLTLSNKFVFSLTLSNFLLSVLVLPFVVTSSIRREWIFGVVWCNFSALLYLLISSASMLTLGVIAIDRYYAVLYPMVYPMKITGNRAVMALVYIWLHSLIGCLPPLFGWSSVEFDEFKWMCVAAWHREPGYTAFWQIWCALFPFLVMLVCYGFIFRVARVKARKVHCGTVVLGQEDAQGTGRKNSSTSTSSSGSRRNAFQGVVYSANQCKALITILVVLGAFMVTWGPYMVVITCEALWGKNCVSPSLETWATWLSFSSAVCHPLIYGLWNKTVRRELLGMCFGDRYYREPFVQRQRTSRLFSISNRITDLGLSPHLTALMAGGQPLGHSSSTGDTGFSCSQDSGTDVMLLEDYTSDDQPPLHSTCPPKRRSSVTFEDEVEKIKEAAKNPILHVKADVHTSLDSYADSLAKAIEAEAKINLFGEEALPGVLMVARTIPGAGFGGSGGTRAPGSQRLPLQSIEEGNVPAAEQK is encoded by the exons ATGAGCCTCAACTCCTCTCTGGGCCACTGGAAGGAGCTGAGCAACCGCACGGGGGCGGCGGCTGGTGAAGGGGGCGCCATCGTCACCGAGTTCATCGCCATCGTGGTCATCACCATTTTCGTCTGCCTGGGCAACCTGGTCATCGTGGTCACCTTGTACAAGAAGTCCTACCTCCTCACCCTCAGCAACAAGTTCGTCTTCAGCCTGACGCTGTCCAACTTCCTGCTGTCCGTGCTGGTGCTGCCCTTCGTGGTGACCAGCTCCATTCGGCGGGAATGGATCTTCGGGGTGGTCTGGTGCAACTTCTCCGCCCTCCTGTACCTGCTCATCAGCTCGGCCAGCATGCTCACCCTCGGGGTCATTGCCATCGACCG CTACTACGCTGTCCTGTACCCCATGGTGTACCCCATGAAGATTACGGGGAACCGAGCCGTGATGGCTCTTGTCTACATCTGGCTCCACTCGCTCATCGGCTGCCTGCCGCCTCTCTTTGGTTGGTCTTCCGTGGAGTTTGACGAGTTCAAGTGGATGTGCGTGGCGGCGTGGCACCGGGAGCCCGGCTACACGGCCTTCTGGCAGATCTGGTGCGCCCTGTTCCCCTTCCTGGTCATGCTCGTGTGCTACGGCTTCATCTTCCGCGTGGCCAGGGTCAAGGCCCGCAAGGTGCACTGTGGCACGgtggtcctggggcaggaggacGCCCAGGGGACCGGGCGCAAGAACTCcagcacctccacctcctcctcggGCAGTCGGAGGAACGCCTTCCAGGGCGTCGTCTACTCCGCCAACCAGTGCAAAGCCCTCATCACCATCCTGGTGGTGCTGGGCGCCTTCATGGTCACCTGGGGCCCCTACATGGTGGTCATCACCTGCGAGGCCCTCTGGGGCAAGAACTGCGTCTCCCCGAGCCTGGAGACCTGGGCCACGTGGCTGAGCTTCTCCAGCGCCGTCTGCCACCCCCTCATTTACGGACTCTGGAACAAGACGGTTCGCAGGGAGCTGCTGGGCATGTGCTTCGGGGACCGGTATTACCGGGAGCCCTTCGTCCAGCGGCAGAGGACGTCCAGGCTCTTCAGCATTTCCAACAGGATCACAG ACCTGGGCCTGTCCCCACACCTCACGGCGCTCATGGCAGGCGGacagcccctggggcacagcagcAGCACGGGGGACACGGGCTTCAGCTGCTCCCAGGACTCAG GGACCGACGTGATGCTGCTTGAAGACTACACGTCCGATGACCAGCCTCCCCTCCACTCCACTTGCCCACCCAAGAGGAGGAGCTCGGTGACGTTCGAGGATGAAGTAGAAAAGATCAAAG AAGCTGCCAAGAACCCCATCCTCCACGTGAAGGCCGACGTGCACACCTCTTTGGACAGTTACGCAGACAGCCTGGCCAAAGCCATCGAGGCGGAAGCCAAAATCAACCTATTTGGGGAGGAGGCCTTGCCTGGGGTCTTGATGGTGGCGCGGACCATCCCAGGGGCCGGCTTTGGGGGCAGCGGAGGCACCCGAGCCCCCGGGAGCCAGAGGCTCCCACTGCAGAGCATCGAGGAGGGGAACGTTCCAGCTGCGGAACAGAAATGA
- the GPR161 gene encoding G-protein coupled receptor 161 isoform X2, whose product MSLNSSLGHWKELSNRTGAAAGEGGAIVTEFIAIVVITIFVCLGNLVIVVTLYKKSYLLTLSNKFVFSLTLSNFLLSVLVLPFVVTSSIRREWIFGVVWCNFSALLYLLISSASMLTLGVIAIDRYYAVLYPMVYPMKITGNRAVMALVYIWLHSLIGCLPPLFGWSSVEFDEFKWMCVAAWHREPGYTAFWQIWCALFPFLVMLVCYGFIFRVARVKARKVHCGTVVLGQEDAQGTGRKNSSTSTSSSGSRRNAFQGVVYSANQCKALITILVVLGAFMVTWGPYMVVITCEALWGKNCVSPSLETWATWLSFSSAVCHPLIYGLWNKTVRRELLGMCFGDRYYREPFVQRQRTSRLFSISNRITDLGLSPHLTALMAGGQPLGHSSSTGDTGFSCSQDSGTDVMLLEDYTSDDQPPLHSTCPPKRRSSVTFEDEVEKIKAAKNPILHVKADVHTSLDSYADSLAKAIEAEAKINLFGEEALPGVLMVARTIPGAGFGGSGGTRAPGSQRLPLQSIEEGNVPAAEQK is encoded by the exons ATGAGCCTCAACTCCTCTCTGGGCCACTGGAAGGAGCTGAGCAACCGCACGGGGGCGGCGGCTGGTGAAGGGGGCGCCATCGTCACCGAGTTCATCGCCATCGTGGTCATCACCATTTTCGTCTGCCTGGGCAACCTGGTCATCGTGGTCACCTTGTACAAGAAGTCCTACCTCCTCACCCTCAGCAACAAGTTCGTCTTCAGCCTGACGCTGTCCAACTTCCTGCTGTCCGTGCTGGTGCTGCCCTTCGTGGTGACCAGCTCCATTCGGCGGGAATGGATCTTCGGGGTGGTCTGGTGCAACTTCTCCGCCCTCCTGTACCTGCTCATCAGCTCGGCCAGCATGCTCACCCTCGGGGTCATTGCCATCGACCG CTACTACGCTGTCCTGTACCCCATGGTGTACCCCATGAAGATTACGGGGAACCGAGCCGTGATGGCTCTTGTCTACATCTGGCTCCACTCGCTCATCGGCTGCCTGCCGCCTCTCTTTGGTTGGTCTTCCGTGGAGTTTGACGAGTTCAAGTGGATGTGCGTGGCGGCGTGGCACCGGGAGCCCGGCTACACGGCCTTCTGGCAGATCTGGTGCGCCCTGTTCCCCTTCCTGGTCATGCTCGTGTGCTACGGCTTCATCTTCCGCGTGGCCAGGGTCAAGGCCCGCAAGGTGCACTGTGGCACGgtggtcctggggcaggaggacGCCCAGGGGACCGGGCGCAAGAACTCcagcacctccacctcctcctcggGCAGTCGGAGGAACGCCTTCCAGGGCGTCGTCTACTCCGCCAACCAGTGCAAAGCCCTCATCACCATCCTGGTGGTGCTGGGCGCCTTCATGGTCACCTGGGGCCCCTACATGGTGGTCATCACCTGCGAGGCCCTCTGGGGCAAGAACTGCGTCTCCCCGAGCCTGGAGACCTGGGCCACGTGGCTGAGCTTCTCCAGCGCCGTCTGCCACCCCCTCATTTACGGACTCTGGAACAAGACGGTTCGCAGGGAGCTGCTGGGCATGTGCTTCGGGGACCGGTATTACCGGGAGCCCTTCGTCCAGCGGCAGAGGACGTCCAGGCTCTTCAGCATTTCCAACAGGATCACAG ACCTGGGCCTGTCCCCACACCTCACGGCGCTCATGGCAGGCGGacagcccctggggcacagcagcAGCACGGGGGACACGGGCTTCAGCTGCTCCCAGGACTCAG GGACCGACGTGATGCTGCTTGAAGACTACACGTCCGATGACCAGCCTCCCCTCCACTCCACTTGCCCACCCAAGAGGAGGAGCTCGGTGACGTTCGAGGATGAAGTAGAAAAGATCAAAG CTGCCAAGAACCCCATCCTCCACGTGAAGGCCGACGTGCACACCTCTTTGGACAGTTACGCAGACAGCCTGGCCAAAGCCATCGAGGCGGAAGCCAAAATCAACCTATTTGGGGAGGAGGCCTTGCCTGGGGTCTTGATGGTGGCGCGGACCATCCCAGGGGCCGGCTTTGGGGGCAGCGGAGGCACCCGAGCCCCCGGGAGCCAGAGGCTCCCACTGCAGAGCATCGAGGAGGGGAACGTTCCAGCTGCGGAACAGAAATGA
- the GPR161 gene encoding G-protein coupled receptor 161 isoform X3, with protein MKVIQHAAPTPRPGALTMSLNSSLGHWKELSNRTGAAAGEGGAIVTEFIAIVVITIFVCLGNLVIVVTLYKKSYLLTLSNKFVFSLTLSNFLLSVLVLPFVVTSSIRREWIFGVVWCNFSALLYLLISSASMLTLGVIAIDRYYAVLYPMVYPMKITGNRAVMALVYIWLHSLIGCLPPLFGWSSVEFDEFKWMCVAAWHREPGYTAFWQIWCALFPFLVMLVCYGFIFRVARVKARKVHCGTVVLGQEDAQGTGRKNSSTSTSSSGSRRNAFQGVVYSANQCKALITILVVLGAFMVTWGPYMVVITCEALWGKNCVSPSLETWATWLSFSSAVCHPLIYGLWNKTVRRELLGMCFGDRYYREPFVQRQRTSRLFSISNRITDLGLSPHLTALMAGGQPLGHSSSTGDTGFSCSQDSGTDVMLLEDYTSDDQPPLHSTCPPKRRSSVTFEDEVEKIKEAAKNPILHVKADVHTSLDSYADSLAKAIEAEAKINLFGEEALPGVLMVARTIPGAGFGGSGGTRAPGSQRLPLQSIEEGNVPAAEQK; from the exons TCATCCAGCATGCTGCGCCCACCCCACGCCCAGGCGCACTGACCATGAGCCTCAACTCCTCTCTGGGCCACTGGAAGGAGCTGAGCAACCGCACGGGGGCGGCGGCTGGTGAAGGGGGCGCCATCGTCACCGAGTTCATCGCCATCGTGGTCATCACCATTTTCGTCTGCCTGGGCAACCTGGTCATCGTGGTCACCTTGTACAAGAAGTCCTACCTCCTCACCCTCAGCAACAAGTTCGTCTTCAGCCTGACGCTGTCCAACTTCCTGCTGTCCGTGCTGGTGCTGCCCTTCGTGGTGACCAGCTCCATTCGGCGGGAATGGATCTTCGGGGTGGTCTGGTGCAACTTCTCCGCCCTCCTGTACCTGCTCATCAGCTCGGCCAGCATGCTCACCCTCGGGGTCATTGCCATCGACCG CTACTACGCTGTCCTGTACCCCATGGTGTACCCCATGAAGATTACGGGGAACCGAGCCGTGATGGCTCTTGTCTACATCTGGCTCCACTCGCTCATCGGCTGCCTGCCGCCTCTCTTTGGTTGGTCTTCCGTGGAGTTTGACGAGTTCAAGTGGATGTGCGTGGCGGCGTGGCACCGGGAGCCCGGCTACACGGCCTTCTGGCAGATCTGGTGCGCCCTGTTCCCCTTCCTGGTCATGCTCGTGTGCTACGGCTTCATCTTCCGCGTGGCCAGGGTCAAGGCCCGCAAGGTGCACTGTGGCACGgtggtcctggggcaggaggacGCCCAGGGGACCGGGCGCAAGAACTCcagcacctccacctcctcctcggGCAGTCGGAGGAACGCCTTCCAGGGCGTCGTCTACTCCGCCAACCAGTGCAAAGCCCTCATCACCATCCTGGTGGTGCTGGGCGCCTTCATGGTCACCTGGGGCCCCTACATGGTGGTCATCACCTGCGAGGCCCTCTGGGGCAAGAACTGCGTCTCCCCGAGCCTGGAGACCTGGGCCACGTGGCTGAGCTTCTCCAGCGCCGTCTGCCACCCCCTCATTTACGGACTCTGGAACAAGACGGTTCGCAGGGAGCTGCTGGGCATGTGCTTCGGGGACCGGTATTACCGGGAGCCCTTCGTCCAGCGGCAGAGGACGTCCAGGCTCTTCAGCATTTCCAACAGGATCACAG ACCTGGGCCTGTCCCCACACCTCACGGCGCTCATGGCAGGCGGacagcccctggggcacagcagcAGCACGGGGGACACGGGCTTCAGCTGCTCCCAGGACTCAG GGACCGACGTGATGCTGCTTGAAGACTACACGTCCGATGACCAGCCTCCCCTCCACTCCACTTGCCCACCCAAGAGGAGGAGCTCGGTGACGTTCGAGGATGAAGTAGAAAAGATCAAAG AAGCTGCCAAGAACCCCATCCTCCACGTGAAGGCCGACGTGCACACCTCTTTGGACAGTTACGCAGACAGCCTGGCCAAAGCCATCGAGGCGGAAGCCAAAATCAACCTATTTGGGGAGGAGGCCTTGCCTGGGGTCTTGATGGTGGCGCGGACCATCCCAGGGGCCGGCTTTGGGGGCAGCGGAGGCACCCGAGCCCCCGGGAGCCAGAGGCTCCCACTGCAGAGCATCGAGGAGGGGAACGTTCCAGCTGCGGAACAGAAATGA